The Eptesicus fuscus isolate TK198812 chromosome 20, DD_ASM_mEF_20220401, whole genome shotgun sequence genome contains the following window.
gtagtttgaggacccctgctctatcttctgagccaaaccgggtggGCAGCATCTCTCTTCAGCAGCAGCGAGCAGCGTAGAATTCCTGTCCTCCGGTCTTTCCTCCCGTTGTCACACACATCCGTTTCTCAGCCTGTTGTCACAGCCTTTTGGCTTAGTTGACCATGGCAACGATGAATTTTGGGTTAACACTGAGCAAGTCCATTGTGTTCACCCTCTAagtcaggcatcctcaaactacggcccgtgggccacattcaggtgtttttgccgttttgtttttttacttcaaaataagatatgtgcagtgtgcataggaatttgttcatagtttttttaaactatagtccggccctccaacggtctgagggacagtgaagtggcccctgtttaaaaagtttgaggacccctgcgtcTAAGCCAACCAGAAATGACTGCTTGTGTTGGTGAGGAAGATTCTAAGCCTCTCTCCTGAATCTGGCCCAGCAGGCCTTGCAGAAGACTCCTACTGCAGACCCTCGTCTGAGTTAGATAGTCATTTGTTTCTCTCTAATATGAGAAAATGAACAAGATTTGAGTATCCAAAAGGTTGGGGCCAGTGGTGCCGTGTCACAGAGCAGTGTTGGAGGCTCTTGGGCACCACCTGGTCCCCGCCCAGTGCTGCTCTCTCTGTACGGCGGCCCTTCCTCTCCTGGGCAGCCCGGTGGAGAGTTCTTCCTCGTCATGAACCACGGCTTGTCTCCATCAGCTTCGTTTTCCATCTCAGATTGATTCTGCTAAAATCAAGGTCTTTGGGGCCCAAGGAAGCCTTGGTTTTAGGCTGGATTGGTTGCACATTAAGTACCCGGAAAGCAGCTCTTATTCCCCATTGCCTTCCCATTCGGACCCTGGAAAGCCTCCGGGACTCAGCCTCTGTTAGGCTAGCCTGAAACATTTTGAGTGAAAGAGGGACGAAGAAGGCCACCCTGGCACTGGCGGGCCAGGCATGGGAAGATGCTGGGGGGCCTGCGGACTGCAGCCCACAGCGTCTCCATGGCTTTCCCAGCCCACGGAACGCTCAGGTCCCGCAGAGCACTCCCGGAGGCCTGGATTGTGCCTTTGTCTGTCAGGGATTTACAGTGTCTGATAAAGCTCACCCCTCATATCCCTTTTCCATTGTGAGCTGGAATCAGAAACATTGTATTGCACCCTCAGATTCTTCTGAGCGGTATTTTAAGTTTGTATTACAATGGGACTACAGAGTCACGGTTCCATATACTTTATCTGTGAAACAAACTCTGTGACTTAATATCTctatatcctcattttttaagtTGTTCTCTTGTAGAATCTAtacattcttgttttaaaaatatttgaaaaaacggaaaagcaaaaggaaaagaattgTCTATAATGACAATACCTAAAACTAAAACAGGTATGAACCTTTTCCTGAATCCCATTTGAatatctatactttttttttttttttacaaaactgaGTTCATAAGATTCAGTTTTGTAACCTATTTTAgtctccttttttaaaacttaaaccgTACACTGCCCTTTCCAGTCTCGACGCACGCGCCGGCCCGCCCTCCTGGTTGCCTGCCCGCCTCAGGCTTGCAGGGATCCTTCCACTGCTTCCGGCTTTGTCTGCAGTGACGAGTTCTGGGAGCGGGCTCCTGGGTTGTGTGTGTTTCCATCAAGCCGCTTCCTCAGGCCGAGGTCCCTGAGCGGGCCGGGCCCGTGTCCGTCTGAGGCCGGGCCTGATCAGTGGGCAATCAAAGACTCCTCTCCCAGGGCTCTGCCGCCGCTGCtcttgccactgccactgccactgccactgcctgctGTGGGCCCTTGAGAAGGCGATCGCACCGGGCACAAGGGCAGCCCTGACACCAGCCTCCTCTTAACCTAGTCTCTTCCTCTCTTGTTTGCTTTCAGGGCAAGTTTCTGGCTTTTTATCAGTATGCAAAATCATTTAATTCAGATGACTTTGATTATGAAGAGCTGAAGAATGGGGATTATGTCTTCATGCGGTGGAAGGTAAGCCCCTGCAGGCAGCTCTCAGCTGTGCAGCTCCGGTGGGGACCCCCATCTGCTCCCGTGTCCAGTGCTTGTTACAGTTTTGTCTTCTTGGCCGGGTCTACACACTCATGAGTGGCAGGCACAACCGAGGCACACCCGTTCACTGTTGACACCACACGGCTTCGCTCTGGTCAAGCGGTGCAGCGCAGCAGTGAATTCACCCCGACCCTGGAGTTCgtgttctctccctcctttctccccacagGAATCCCTGGGGCTCTCCAAGTTGAATCAGCCCGAGTGTTCTGTGGGTTCAGGGGAGAGCCTAATGTTCTTTAAACTTAGTCATCTTCCATCCCCTCTCAGCCATGGGCTGGCCTGCCATGTCAGTGACTGCTCCGTCACCATGGCCTGCGCAGGGCTCACCCAGCACAGTTCAGCTCCGCTGGTTCCCTCCGGCTCAGGAAATGAGGAACCACGAATGGAATTCAGGTTTTCCACTCACCAGCCCGAGAACTCTGCCAGGGGGACTCCGTGGATTGGCTTTGGGCAGAGAAGTCACATGTGCTCCCTGCTTTGGTAGCGTGGTAGCTGCTGTGTTAGGGCCATAGGACAGCAAAATCATGGAGCGAGTTTGTAAGTCACTTTGTGAGCATACACCTCCCTCCAAGCCCTACTCCCCAGTCTAAAGGAAATAGCTGTTTTACCATTAAGTTTTGCTGGCTTTCACATGCACAGAACTCATTCCTGGCCTTTACTTTGTGCAGTTAGTAGTTTTGGGGGGTGGAGGTCATTACCCTTCCGAGAGAGTTGCCGTGGACTGAGCCCTGCACTCGTGAGCTTGCCATCTACTGGAGATACGCCATCTACATAACACATTAAAAGAAGTACCTTTTAAGGTTCTAATTTTAAAGCTAGTTTTTAAGACTGCAATTTCAGAGGTTGAGGAAAGATCAAAAAAGCAATGGTTGTGCTTTCTGCAAAGAATTTCTCAGGGTGAATTTCCCAGTGGCTTTTAGACCTCCTTGGGAGAATAGGTAACAGGATGCAGCCTTCCCACTCTTGGCTCCAACCAGAGATAAAAGCTTGCCTTTTGTAAGTGCCTGACCAGGAGCAGGAACGTTCTGGTTGCTTTTGATGAGGTGTAGAGATTTTGAAAGGGGTATTACAGGGGGTACTGATGACTGAGCTGCCCTCAGAGTGATCCACAGGCCAACAGAagtgaccactgttctagaggcgATCAGGAACTAGTGACAGTTTCTAAAGTGGAGCACAAACTTACTCCGAGGGTCGTCCTGCCTGCGGGCTCTGAAAGGTAGGTAGGCAGATAGGTATTGATTCATTTATGAGACGTGTGGACCATGGCACCTCCTCTTGGTGCTGATCCTCGTGAGCTCCAGACACAGCTTTCTGTATTAGTAAGTGGGATGCTCGAATGGCCTACGAATGCTGTTCACGGGCGGGAGAAAACGCACCTCTGGGCTAGCCCATGTGATGGTGGAGCCTTGGAGCCGTGTGATGGTTAACAAGGAGGCTCCGGAGCTGCGAGGAGGATGCTGTTCCTGACCTTCCCCATCTGTGTGCAGGAACAGTTCCTGGTCCCAGACCACACAATCAAAGACATCAGCGGTGCTTCCTTTGCCGGGTTCTACTACATCTGCTTCCAGAAGTCGGCAGCCTCCATAGAGGGCTACTATTACCATAGGAGCTCAGAATGGTAAGGAGGCCCCGAGGCCCCCCGGCTCTCACTGGGCTCACCAAATCCCAAAGGAATCCTGTGCCGGTCTCTGCGGGGATGCCACACTATGTTTGGATGCTGGGGGCCTCCTTAGATGGTCCCAGCTGCTCACACTGGCACTCATCGCCACCCACAGAGCACGAGGTGAAAGCACTCACTGCTGAGTGCGTGCAGGCACTGCTGTGTGTTTAGCAATGTTTATCTCAGTCTTGGGTTTGTACTGATTCCTCCCAAATTTAATCAGCAACTGAAGTGTCAGATCCAACTGCAGACTGAATTTTGCTGTCAGCagcttttttaattttgttggtcACATTCCTGGTCACAGGACTTTGCAGGTCCCTGTGCACTTGATTTTAGCCTGGTGACCCAGGGGCCTGTGGGAGTGGACCGTCCTGCCCTGTGTTTGGCTCGAGGTGAACGACCCAGTGCCACCGCAGAGTGCTCATTTTTGACACCTTTTTGAGGACTCTCCTGCCACCTTGCTGCTTTTTAAGCATCTTATTATACAGGAAGGGTGAGCCATTTCACAAAATACCTGATTTCTTCTGAGTATCAAACAACCTTATTTCCTTTCAGAGTTTTCACACTTTGGTGACTTGTGAGTGACCCTACCCTGGGTTGACTCAAATATCTTGTTCAGTGCCCTTGGGCTCAGAGTAGTCCCAGCTCCTATGAGAGCCACAATTATTAGGATTTTaataaattgttttcaaaagttttcattattctttttcaaataatagctttattgagatataaatcaTAAAGCATACAATGTAGTAAGTGGCCTTTAGTATATTAACAgatttgtgcaaccatcaccaccatcaattttagaacatttttatcaccacaGGAAGAAACCCTGTGCTCCCTCAGCTATCACTCCagctccccatcccatcccagccctgggcaaccactGACTTGCTTTCTATATCTACAGATTTGCCCATTCTCATGTATTTTATGGAAGTGGAATCAGACACTATGTGGCCTTTGTGCCtggcttcatatatatatataaaattgcttttttactgagaggaagggagagggagagagagtcagaaacaccgatgagagagagacatcaatcagctgtctcctgcacacaccccctcctggggatgtgcccacaaccaaggtacatgcccttgaccggaatcgaacctgggacccttgagtctgcaggccgacgttctatccactgagccaaaccggccagggctcgcctggcttctttcacttagcgtaatggcCTGAAGGTTCAGCCACtttgtagcatgtattagtacttcatATTTATTGCTGAGTGGTTTTTCATTGTAAGGATATAGACCACATTTGTGTGTCTATTCATCCCTTTATAGACACTTAAGCTGCTTTCACCTTTTGGCCATGTGACTAATTCTGCTTGAACAAGGGTGTACAAGTATCTTTTTGAGTTCTtgctttcaattcctttgggCTCACACCTAGGAGGAGAGTTGCTGAGTCATttggcaattctatttttaactttctgaggagCCACCAAAAAGCAGCTAGCCATTTTCCACAGCAGCTACACCATTTCGCATTTGCCATCAGCAATGCTTGAGAGTCACAATTTTTCTACTTTCTCCATATCCTCCAGCAATACTTGTTATGATGGCTTACGATTATAGTACCCTCTGGTGGCCAAGGCATAATCCTCTCTTGATGATTTTTTGGGTAAGAAATAATTGGCTTCTTGctgtcctcctcctctctcctgtgTGAAACAAGTCAGGGGAGAGCTGGCACCACACCAGCACTCGAACTGCCTCGAGGGTCACCACCCCTGTGTGGTGTCCTGGCCTCTGTTTCTCCTTCACCTGCTGGACTCCAGGAGCACCTGCCCACAGGGAAACACAAATGCCACCGTGGAGCTCTCCGATGCTCTCAGTGTCCAACAGCCATGTCTGGGGAGCGAGAGAATGAAAGTACACGGTGACGTTTCTTTCCCGTGCTCTCTTGGGGTTCCGGGGCATGGGGTGTGCCTGTGTTCCCAGAAGCTCTGAGGACACCATAGCCTGGCCTTCCAGAAGGAGCTGAGGTGCTGGACGTCCACGAGAGGCAGGATGAGCGGTAGGGAGAGAGGCAGGACTCCCGTCTGTTTTCTCTCAAAGCTACGCAGCCTCTCCTTTTATAAGACCCACTAGCATTGCTTCATGACTAGAGCAGGAGGCCTACACGGCTTATTTTATGCTCAACTCGGGAGGAACAGTAACGAAATAGAAGTAATCACGCGTGGCTCACCTGACGTCTGAGGTGGATGTGCATTCCATGCAAGTGTGGGGCGTGCTGGGTGCTCGGTTGGGTGCTCACACATCCCTGTTCAGTGGTCAGGATGCTGAGACTGCTGCCTCCGTTTGTCTCCCTGCAGGTATCAGTCGCTCAACCTAACGCACGTTCCTGAACACAGCGCACCCATCTATGAATTCCGGTGACAGTGGTTCAGAACAGCAACCAAATAAAACTGAACTTGGCAAAAAAGAACTTTGCCAAGAAAATTGTGTGCTTGCTGGAACCAGGAGAACATGTGCCCGTTTCTTCATGGGCGATACGTCAGACCGCATGGATGTCAGCCCACGGGGCAGGCCGGCCGCGGCAGGGGGTTGGCTccattctcctccctctctgtggcAGTTTGCTCCTAACCTGTTCTTAAGCTACCTTATATGCACTTTCCTTCCTGCACAGCTAACTTCTGTGTCACTGAAATGCCCATCTTCTCTCCATCCCTGCCTCCAGCCGAGTAGAAGGTCAGCCCGGTCACCCTCAGCCTTGGTGCTCAGTGGTCCTCACCAAGACCCCGCCCCCAGTGGCTCATTCTGGGTGCTCAAGAGCCCAGCACGAGGTGCTGCCTGAGCTccgagcagggagggggcagctgcaGCGGCGTCCGCCAGAGAAACGCGCCTGAGTCCCCTGGCGCTGCCCAGCGCGTGAGGGCCGCACCAAGCTGGTCGTGGCTGGCAGGCACTCTGGGCCTGCATCAGGGGTCACTCAGTGTAAGGCTTCCAGGTCCGTGGCAGGAACAGAGGCCAGTCCTGCTTACTCAGCACATTTGCTCCAAACTTTTGAACTTGAGGGCAAtactaaacttttttaaaaagttttttttattgcaaaattatttttatgatccCTTTAACAAGGACCTTATGGTAAAGGCACAATTATCCagaattacattttattgttttcacatTGAAAACAGCAAATGTTGACTTAGTAATTtttatacctatatctatatgtaaatgtatatttaatcaACCAGCAGTTTGAAACTGGTTGTCCTGGTACAAAAGTTTTGCAGCATTGCGTAAAGTAAAATGCTAAATGTGAGGACTGTTTGGGGGGCCAGTTTAGCATTTGTAGCTCCTCCTTTTGCTACTCGGAACAGCAGTGCTTCATGGTGATCTCTCTCA
Protein-coding sequences here:
- the GID4 gene encoding glucose-induced degradation protein 4 homolog isoform X3; its protein translation is MPVRTECPPPAGASVASAASLIPPPPINTQQPGVATSLLYSGSKFRGHQKSKGNSYDVEVVLQEYPTLTTFFEGEIISQKHPFLTRKWDADEDVDRKHWGKFLAFYQYAKSFNSDDFDYEELKNGDYVFMRWKEQFLVPDHTIKDISGASFAGFYYICFQKSAASIEGYYYHRSSEWYQSLNLTHVPEHSAPIYEFR